In Oncorhynchus clarkii lewisi isolate Uvic-CL-2024 chromosome 2, UVic_Ocla_1.0, whole genome shotgun sequence, one DNA window encodes the following:
- the LOC139374348 gene encoding RIB43A-like with coiled-coils protein 2 isoform X1, producing the protein MYNAELLSDRIAAASLERRRNREMQRQDRIFNAKVRTIGIDKEALDSQVNERKKKEQAEAESLKAYAADAVRNDKAACLLDQCQLKDERLLQGAIEDFRLNFQPRWSRREYDLSNPDKIRGQEKIQMLPGLVGEDPDSQGRLKKQQEQLREWSFQQQHELATARHQQRQEGRLQPVLMLDTDTLTASSQNNICPCLTLAEQQYDQDRVDLDNKALQLQTIEEERRRTVALATKNFNLTKAAENAEKRWKEWQQQEEDNRTDILNQLQGELLSESQEQGISVLGLPRLSPNSYKGLADEQLQHIINCQQQQIDEKRRIQAEQQQEELQQDRFRVASARTALLMERQQARINKQLRRTQDNTNAQLAEAHHEQTKYLEKVYTNIPDDSYFSQFNTSSR; encoded by the exons ATAGATAAAGAGGCTCTTGATTCCCAagtgaatgaaagaaagaaaaaagaacagGCAGAGGCAGAGTCACTTAAAGCATATG CTGCAGATGCAGTGCGCAACGACAAGGCCGCTTGTCTACTTGATCAATGCCAACTTAAGGATGAGCGTCTGCTGCAGGGAGCCATAGAGGACTTCCGATTGAACTTCCAGCCGCGGTGGAGTCGACGAGAGTATGACTTGAGCAACCCAGACAAAATTAGAGGTCAGGAGAAGATCCAGATGCTGCCGGGGCTGGTGGGTGAGGACCCAGACAGCCAGGGGAGGCTGAAGAAGCAGCAGGAGCAGCTCAGAGAGTGGTCCTTCCAGCAGCAGCATGAGTTGGCCACAGCGCGACACCAGCAGAGACAGGAAGGTAGGCTACAACCTGTCCTGATGCTAGACACTGATACACTCACTGCCTCCTCTCAAAATAATATCTGCCCCTGCCTCACCCTTGCAGAGCAGCAGTATGACCAGGACAGAGTGGACCTGGACAACAAAGCTCTCCAGCTCCAAACaattgaggaggagaggagaagaaccGTAGCCCTCGCTACAAAGAATTTCAATTTGACAAAG GCAGCAGAGAATGCAGAGAAGCGGTGGAAGGAgtggcagcagcaggaggaggacaaCAGGACAGACATCCTGAACCAGCTGCAGGGGGAGCTGCTGAGTGAGAGCCAGGAGCAGGGCATCAGTGTGCTGGGTCTGCCCCGCCTCAGTCCCAACAGCTACAAGGGTCTCGCAGACGAGCAGCTGCAGCACATCATCAACTGCCAGCAGCAACAGATAGATGAGAAGAGG AGAATTCAGGcggagcagcagcaggaggagctcCAGCAGGACCGGTTCCGTGTGGCCTCGGCTCGAACCGCCCTACTAATGGAGAGACAGCAGGCCCGCATCAACAAGCAGCTCCGTCGCACCCAGGATAACACCAACGCACAGCTGGCTGAGGCCCACCATGAACA GACAAAGTATTTGGAGAAGGTGTACACTAACATCCCAGATGACAGTTACTTCTCCCAGTTCAACACCAGCAGTCGATAA